Below is a genomic region from Anaerolineales bacterium.
CTCGACACCCTGCGTGCCCGTGCAGAGATTCCCGTTTGGCACGACGATCAACAAGGCACGGCAACCGTCACTTTAGCGGCCTTGATGAACGCATTGAAAATCGTCGGCAAGAAACTCGGCGAGGTCCAGATCACTTTCGTCGGGACAGGCGCTTCGAACGTCGCCTGCGCGCGGTTGATTTTCGCTTCGGGCGCCACGCCCGCACTCTGCCGCATGGTCGACAGCAAAGGCATTCTGCACAAGGACCGCAAGGATCTGGAGATGCGCAAAGCGGAATACGTCGATAAATGGAAATTCTGTAAAATCACCAACGAGGAAGGCCGCACCGGGGATACCGCCGCTGCGATGAAAGGTGCGGACGTCGTCATCGCCCTCTCGAAACCCGGACCTGGAACCATCCGGTCCGAATGGGTCGCCGAGATGGCCAAAGATGCGATCATCTTCGCATGCGCCAATCCTGTTCCCGAAATTTGGCCCTGGGAAGCGCAGGAAGCCGGCGCCGCCGTGATCGCTACCGGCCGCTCCGATTTTCCCAACCAGGTCAACAACTCTCTCGGCTTCCCGGGGATTTTTCGCGGCACGCTCGATGTGCGCGCCAAGACCATCACGGACTCGATGTGCACGGCTGCGGCCGAAGCGCTGGCATCGATGGCGGAGGAAAAAGGATTGAGTCCGGAGTATATTTTGCCTAATATGGATGAGTGGGAAGTCTTTCCGAGAGAGGCCGCCGCCGTGGCGACGAAGGCCGTCGAAGAGGGAATCGCCCAGAAACCTTTGACGTATGAAGAGGAACACGAAAAGGCCGAAAAGATCATCCGCCGCTCGAGAGATCTGACGGCATGTATGATGGCCGAAGGCTTTATTCCCATGGCAAACGGGGAGGAGTAAGAGACCATGTATGACTTAATCATCCTGGGTGGAGGCCCCGCCGGACTTACGGCGACCATTTACGCGCTGCGCAAACGTCTGAACGTGCTTCTCATCACCCGCGATCTGGGAGGCAAGACCAACTATCGCCTCCAGCTTCCCTTCGTCAACAAATATCTCGTCATCTCCGGAGAGGAGATCGTCAATCGCTTCATGAACGAGATCAATTATCTGGAGTTCGCCCGGGTTTTTGACAAGGCGGAGAACATCAAGAAGGTCGAACATGGTTATGAGGTCTCGACGCGCGAGGGGAACAAGTTCCAAACCAGGGCGTTGATCGTCGCCACAGGCGCACTCGGCAGACTGCTCGACGTGCCCGGCGAGAAAGAATACATGATGCGCGGCCTGTGCTACAGTGCGGTCTCCTACGCGCCCCT
It encodes:
- a CDS encoding NADP-dependent malic enzyme, giving the protein MAKESPHLNIEELLAKAEKPSAEAMRLHPFYQGKVEVAVKARVRDFNDFAIWYTPGVAAPCKAIEADPDLVYEHTHKWNTVAIVSDGTRVLGLGDIGPKAGLPVMEGKALLYKYLGGVDAWPIMLDTKDPNKIIETVLLLQPGFGGVNLEDISQPKCFRILDTLRARAEIPVWHDDQQGTATVTLAALMNALKIVGKKLGEVQITFVGTGASNVACARLIFASGATPALCRMVDSKGILHKDRKDLEMRKAEYVDKWKFCKITNEEGRTGDTAAAMKGADVVIALSKPGPGTIRSEWVAEMAKDAIIFACANPVPEIWPWEAQEAGAAVIATGRSDFPNQVNNSLGFPGIFRGTLDVRAKTITDSMCTAAAEALASMAEEKGLSPEYILPNMDEWEVFPREAAAVATKAVEEGIAQKPLTYEEEHEKAEKIIRRSRDLTACMMAEGFIPMANGEE